A genomic region of Psychrobacter sp. M13 contains the following coding sequences:
- a CDS encoding ComF family protein, producing the protein MARLPPYQFGIWLAEYLYNRCQLCHIQRSMSHANIASASTASTAKPTFALFNSGLLCEHCQHSISWLPDPFSVDIASNLALPIQAATFYDYPIRQAFRSFKHSEDITKLPLLVHVLRQLPRPTGCNGSNSVIVPMPTTDNRLRQRGFDPVTILSSYLAKHWQIPLWRGVVRIDSTVSQQGLTRSERLANLDDAFRVTELPPVKRLLLFDDIATTGASLQALARALYETVDAQYGTNTSSDSANTNSHNHRFYAYALAHGSN; encoded by the coding sequence ATGGCACGTCTACCTCCTTATCAATTTGGGATTTGGCTGGCTGAGTATCTTTATAACCGCTGTCAGCTTTGTCACATCCAGCGCAGTATGTCGCATGCCAATATTGCATCTGCCAGTACGGCATCTACTGCCAAACCTACCTTTGCCTTATTTAATAGTGGCCTATTATGTGAGCATTGTCAGCACAGTATAAGTTGGCTGCCAGATCCTTTCAGCGTTGATATCGCCTCAAACCTTGCTTTGCCTATTCAGGCTGCTACCTTTTATGACTATCCTATCCGTCAAGCCTTTCGCAGCTTTAAGCATTCTGAGGATATAACTAAGTTGCCATTACTCGTTCATGTATTGCGCCAATTACCACGGCCTACAGGCTGCAATGGCAGCAACAGTGTCATTGTACCGATGCCAACTACCGATAATCGCTTACGTCAGCGCGGCTTTGATCCTGTGACTATACTATCTAGCTATTTGGCCAAGCACTGGCAGATCCCATTGTGGCGCGGTGTTGTACGTATTGATAGTACGGTAAGTCAGCAGGGTCTGACTCGTAGCGAGCGCTTAGCCAACCTCGACGATGCTTTTAGGGTTACCGAGCTACCGCCTGTCAAACGTCTATTATTATTTGATGATATCGCGACGACGGGCGCCAGCTTACAAGCATTAGCGCGAGCGCTGTATGAGACGGTTGATGCTCAATATGGAACCAATACAAGCTCTGACTCTGCAAATACTAACAGTCATAATCATAGATTTTATGCCTATGCTTTAGCCCATGGCAGTAATTAG
- the pilV gene encoding type IV pilus modification protein PilV, with protein sequence MNTKTTQAGIGLVEVMVALLLLAVAMLGYSALQGQAIKVTNESFERSQSLVMMRNIAEKIHANPFAVTTYETQLNVVTIPTKPGEMCGLDGTAVTALCEAAELATAESYKFRTELQNYDFQIQMHPCPSTGGNGTDPTANIMYSYCLISAWGDTTATIGSDDETDCLTAQVAAAEGVAAQAGGNYYSAATCMMMEI encoded by the coding sequence ATGAACACTAAGACCACACAGGCAGGCATAGGTTTGGTAGAAGTGATGGTTGCGTTGTTGTTACTAGCAGTAGCTATGCTGGGCTATAGCGCCTTACAAGGTCAGGCTATTAAAGTAACTAATGAATCATTTGAGCGCTCACAGTCATTGGTCATGATGCGTAATATAGCAGAAAAAATTCATGCTAATCCTTTTGCTGTCACGACTTATGAGACTCAACTCAATGTTGTAACAATACCTACAAAGCCAGGTGAGATGTGTGGTTTAGATGGTACAGCGGTAACTGCACTTTGCGAAGCAGCAGAGTTAGCGACTGCTGAAAGCTACAAATTCAGGACTGAATTACAGAACTACGATTTTCAGATACAGATGCATCCTTGTCCTAGTACGGGTGGTAATGGCACTGATCCAACAGCTAATATTATGTATTCATACTGTCTAATTTCAGCATGGGGTGATACTACAGCTACTATTGGTAGTGATGATGAGACAGACTGTCTAACAGCGCAAGTGGCCGCTGCCGAAGGTGTAGCCGCACAAGCAGGTGGTAATTATTACTCTGCAGCCACTTGCATGATGATGGAGATATGA
- a CDS encoding Tfp pilus assembly protein FimT/FimU translates to MNASITNSAFYRQTSAGFTLIELMITIAIMAIIVSIAAPSFGTQLANQRVKSTAINIESALKEAKAESIIRRQDVTVAYNSTLKTITLTGRNSAIIASYSINSKSDITQVITPDSVTQVIFQPNKMVSGASTEVVYTICDTGSTKETKKQVVVNKIANISIKDAGSC, encoded by the coding sequence GTGAATGCATCGATAACTAATAGCGCCTTTTATAGACAGACCAGCGCAGGTTTCACGCTTATTGAGCTTATGATAACGATTGCGATAATGGCTATTATTGTTAGCATTGCAGCACCTAGCTTTGGTACTCAATTGGCTAATCAGCGGGTAAAGTCAACTGCTATAAATATTGAAAGTGCCCTAAAAGAAGCCAAGGCTGAGAGTATCATCCGCCGTCAAGACGTTACAGTTGCCTATAACAGCACGCTAAAGACAATCACTCTGACGGGTAGGAATAGCGCCATTATAGCTAGCTATAGTATTAATAGTAAAAGCGATATTACCCAAGTTATTACCCCTGATAGTGTCACTCAAGTTATTTTTCAGCCGAATAAAATGGTAAGTGGAGCAAGTACTGAAGTTGTCTATACTATCTGTGATACGGGTTCTACTAAAGAGACAAAAAAGCAAGTTGTAGTCAATAAAATTGCGAATATTAGTATCAAAGATGCTGGGAGTTGTTAA
- a CDS encoding PilW family protein has product MNSKHHSSSCSSTSNNSAPAVKVVTFNRVKGFTLVELMISLVLGLLISAAALQIFYTSSVNSRRQEASSQIQDNATFGFSQIQQHLRRTNYGAKSTGVFNEFFMNHLTPQGGVVLTAPTGTGSPVSWLQGNLSGLVLDGAAIPAALLSSNASANSTSNLAGITNSDQLTIQYRSDREGTFDCEGAAIPEGFYVIERYFVRTDTTVTPNALGLACASAIYNYNETTAGSQTGIDITSYTVPAVPAVTTTPTAPAVAASVKNNNLAGTGTIIIPNVDYFRATLGISSSRDFATDPENLTIAYVPIPAAASLATVLDTRRIVSLQIGILARSNNPTATAQNNSDLQFTVLDKVDAELSDTVAAGPTYLRNVYETTILLRNARGGL; this is encoded by the coding sequence ATGAACTCAAAGCATCATAGCTCCTCGTGCTCAAGCACTTCAAACAACAGCGCACCTGCTGTGAAAGTAGTGACTTTTAATAGGGTAAAGGGATTTACTTTAGTAGAGTTAATGATCTCCTTAGTGCTAGGTCTGCTTATCTCTGCAGCCGCATTGCAAATATTTTATACCAGCTCAGTCAATAGTCGCCGCCAAGAGGCCAGCTCACAGATTCAAGACAATGCTACTTTTGGTTTTTCTCAGATTCAGCAGCACTTAAGACGTACTAACTATGGTGCCAAATCAACAGGGGTCTTTAATGAGTTTTTTATGAATCATTTGACCCCGCAGGGAGGAGTGGTACTCACCGCGCCAACTGGTACTGGTTCACCAGTTAGTTGGTTACAAGGTAATTTATCTGGATTGGTACTAGATGGTGCTGCTATTCCAGCAGCTTTATTATCTAGTAATGCATCCGCTAATAGTACTAGCAATTTAGCAGGTATCACCAATAGCGATCAGCTAACGATTCAATATCGATCGGATAGAGAAGGCACTTTTGATTGCGAAGGGGCTGCGATACCAGAAGGATTTTATGTGATTGAGCGCTATTTTGTGAGAACGGATACTACAGTTACTCCCAATGCACTAGGTTTAGCCTGTGCTTCAGCTATTTATAATTATAATGAGACTACTGCTGGAAGTCAGACAGGTATTGATATAACCAGTTATACAGTACCAGCCGTACCTGCAGTAACTACAACACCAACTGCTCCAGCTGTAGCAGCTAGTGTAAAAAATAATAATCTAGCAGGGACTGGCACTATTATCATACCTAATGTTGATTATTTTAGAGCGACGCTAGGTATATCCTCTAGTAGAGACTTTGCTACTGATCCCGAAAATTTAACTATTGCATACGTACCGATTCCCGCAGCTGCAAGTCTTGCCACAGTGCTCGACACTAGGCGTATTGTCAGCTTGCAGATAGGTATATTAGCGCGTTCAAACAATCCAACCGCGACTGCGCAGAACAATAGTGATTTACAGTTCACCGTTTTGGATAAGGTAGATGCAGAGCTTAGTGATACTGTAGCAGCGGGTCCAACCTACTTACGTAATGTTTACGAGACGACTATTTTGTTACGTAATGCGAGAGGAGGTTTATAA
- a CDS encoding PilX N-terminal domain-containing pilus assembly protein, translating to MKPETMKHPKVFTSLNSQSGVALIVVLLVLILIMIVGAVAVRQSTTDLKVTTADQVNKLLFQANDAALMKVEKEDRILSAASREKNDTLKGYISSSEREGHKISFCVRPRSTKLFSILEISEVNRNDALLTAKNNGYCDPSNGDDYVSEGRVITQMTFVRPESAGVFSQEGSGTSSNNVEPATTGVNAAIGCTTFIGYVTSVIPALSNAPLGSASTSRNDTTSIAGCFKQMRTGSTTVDSCLTALSVPYQTQQQTYINQPVGVTCVSGN from the coding sequence ATGAAACCTGAAACTATGAAACATCCTAAAGTGTTTACGAGTTTAAACAGTCAATCAGGTGTTGCGTTAATTGTAGTTTTATTAGTGTTGATCTTAATTATGATAGTAGGAGCAGTCGCTGTTAGGCAGAGCACCACCGATCTCAAAGTGACAACCGCTGATCAAGTAAACAAGTTATTGTTTCAAGCTAATGATGCCGCCCTGATGAAAGTTGAAAAAGAAGATCGCATCTTGAGTGCTGCTAGCCGCGAAAAAAATGATACTCTTAAAGGTTATATATCGAGTAGCGAACGAGAAGGCCACAAGATCAGTTTTTGTGTTAGACCGCGGAGCACGAAGCTATTTAGTATTCTTGAGATCAGTGAGGTTAATAGAAACGATGCCTTATTGACCGCCAAAAATAACGGTTATTGCGATCCCAGTAATGGCGATGATTATGTCAGTGAAGGTCGAGTCATTACCCAAATGACCTTTGTACGACCTGAGAGTGCAGGTGTTTTTTCTCAAGAAGGATCAGGCACCTCGTCTAACAATGTTGAACCTGCGACAACTGGGGTTAATGCCGCTATCGGCTGTACTACCTTTATCGGTTATGTCACCTCAGTTATACCAGCACTTTCTAACGCCCCATTAGGCAGCGCTAGTACTAGCCGCAATGATACTACTTCTATCGCGGGCTGCTTTAAGCAGATGCGTACAGGATCTACTACGGTAGATAGCTGTCTAACCGCATTAAGCGTACCGTATCAGACTCAACAGCAGACTTATATCAACCAGCCGGTTGGGGTGACTTGTGTTTCTGGAAACTAG